The following coding sequences lie in one Saccharopolyspora hordei genomic window:
- a CDS encoding FmdB family zinc ribbon protein — MATYEYDCPRCGRFETHQVIGTAPASHACPDCHRSTRRVFSAPHLTSVPAPLRAALDRAERSRSEPDVVTEVPS; from the coding sequence ATGGCGACCTACGAGTACGACTGCCCGCGGTGCGGGCGGTTCGAGACGCACCAGGTGATCGGGACGGCGCCCGCGTCGCACGCCTGCCCGGACTGCCACCGCAGCACCCGGCGGGTCTTCTCGGCGCCGCACCTGACCAGCGTGCCCGCGCCGCTGCGCGCCGCGCTCGACCGTGCGGAGCGCAGCCGCTCGGAGCCGGACGTGGTGACCGAGGTCCCCTCCTGA
- the fmdA gene encoding formamidase, with protein sequence MPDVVFSVDQDKSMRDQAVPGHNRWHPDIPVVTVVRPGQEFRVECRDWTDAQLHNDDSADDVRDVDLDVTHMLSGPIGVEGAEPGDLLVVDILDLGPTAQTGSAPGQGWGYTGIFARDNGGGFLTEQFPDAYKAVWDFHGQQATSRHLPGVRYTGITHPGLIGTAPSADLLARWNRREQALIDTDPGRVPPYALPPTVSGALAGQATGADAERIAAEGARTVPARENGGNQDIKNLSRGSRIFFPVFVPGAKLSVGDLHFSQGDGEITFCGAIEMGGFIDLHVDLVKDGMAKFGVTTNPLFMPGNVEPRYSEFLSFSGVSVDRDTDTNHYMDATTAYRNACRNAIAYLEAWGYTGEQAYLLLGSAPIEGRISGIVDIPNACCTLYLPTAIFDFDVRPTAAGPVVADRGQCAVTS encoded by the coding sequence ATGCCCGACGTGGTGTTCAGCGTCGACCAGGACAAGTCGATGCGCGACCAGGCGGTTCCCGGGCACAACCGCTGGCACCCGGACATCCCGGTGGTCACCGTGGTGCGGCCGGGTCAGGAGTTCCGGGTCGAGTGCCGGGACTGGACCGACGCCCAGCTGCACAACGACGACTCGGCCGACGACGTGCGCGACGTCGACCTCGACGTCACGCACATGCTCTCCGGGCCCATCGGGGTGGAGGGCGCCGAGCCGGGCGACCTGCTGGTGGTCGACATCCTCGACCTCGGCCCCACAGCGCAGACCGGCAGCGCACCGGGCCAGGGCTGGGGCTACACCGGCATCTTCGCCAGGGACAACGGCGGGGGCTTCCTGACCGAGCAGTTCCCCGACGCCTACAAGGCGGTCTGGGACTTCCACGGCCAGCAGGCCACCTCCCGGCACCTGCCCGGCGTCCGCTACACCGGCATCACCCACCCCGGGCTGATCGGCACCGCGCCCTCCGCGGACCTGCTGGCCCGGTGGAACCGCCGCGAGCAGGCGCTCATCGACACCGACCCGGGCCGGGTGCCGCCGTACGCGCTGCCGCCCACGGTGTCCGGGGCGCTGGCCGGGCAGGCGACCGGTGCCGACGCCGAACGCATCGCCGCCGAGGGCGCGCGCACCGTCCCGGCCCGGGAGAACGGCGGCAACCAGGACATCAAGAACCTCTCCCGCGGCTCGCGGATCTTCTTCCCGGTCTTCGTGCCGGGCGCGAAGCTCTCCGTCGGCGACCTGCACTTCAGCCAGGGCGACGGCGAGATCACCTTCTGCGGCGCGATCGAGATGGGCGGGTTCATCGACCTGCACGTCGACCTGGTCAAGGACGGCATGGCGAAGTTCGGCGTGACCACCAACCCGCTGTTCATGCCGGGCAACGTCGAACCGCGGTACTCGGAGTTCCTGTCCTTCTCGGGCGTCTCGGTGGACCGCGACACCGACACCAACCACTACATGGACGCGACCACCGCCTACCGCAACGCCTGCCGCAACGCCATCGCGTACCTGGAGGCCTGGGGCTACACGGGCGAGCAGGCGTACCTGCTGCTCGGCTCGGCGCCGATCGAGGGACGCATCAGCGGCATCGTGGACATCCCCAACGCGTGCTGCACGCTCTACCTGCCCACGGCGATCTTCGACTTCGACGTCCGCCCCACGGCAGCGGGCCCCGTCGTCGCGGATCGCGGGCAGTGCGCCGTGACCTCGTGA
- a CDS encoding NAD(P)/FAD-dependent oxidoreductase, which yields MREDGIDGVPRRAVVVGAGVVGLSTAWFLQEHGVDVTVVDKQDVAAGSSWGNAGYLSPAFSIPLPEPAVLRYGLRTLFAPDAPLHVPASLDVGLWSFLTRFAAHCTPRAWRRSMQAFVPMNDECLDAFDALLAGGVDATTERAPLTAAFEDPAQAADLRHEFEQIRSCGQRIDTAELSTADAGVPQLSDRIASVLRVEGQRYVDPGEFTRALARSFVERGGTLRTGVAVRELVRTRGQVIVKSEPEERFSGEAVVLATGAWLSTLAKPLGVRTPVRAGRGYSFTVPTDEPVPGPIYLPAARVACTPYQGGLRVAGTMEFRPVDAPLDRGRIEAIVRSARPLLTGVRWEERRDEWVGGRPVTPDGRPLIGATKVPGTYVAGGHGMWGLTLGPLTGRLLAEQITTGKRPALLRPFDPLR from the coding sequence ATGCGCGAGGACGGGATCGACGGGGTTCCGCGTCGAGCGGTGGTGGTCGGGGCCGGCGTGGTCGGCCTGTCCACCGCGTGGTTCCTGCAGGAGCACGGCGTGGACGTCACCGTGGTGGACAAGCAGGACGTGGCGGCCGGTTCGTCCTGGGGCAACGCCGGCTACCTCTCACCGGCCTTCTCCATCCCGCTGCCGGAGCCGGCGGTGCTGCGCTACGGGTTGCGCACGCTGTTCGCCCCGGACGCCCCGCTGCACGTGCCGGCGTCGCTGGACGTCGGGCTGTGGTCGTTCCTGACGCGGTTCGCCGCGCACTGCACGCCGCGGGCGTGGCGCCGGTCGATGCAGGCCTTCGTGCCGATGAACGACGAGTGCCTGGACGCCTTCGACGCGCTGCTGGCCGGCGGGGTGGACGCCACGACCGAGCGGGCACCGCTCACCGCCGCCTTCGAGGACCCCGCGCAGGCCGCCGACCTGCGGCACGAGTTCGAGCAGATCCGCAGCTGCGGCCAGCGGATCGACACCGCCGAGCTGTCCACCGCCGACGCCGGGGTGCCGCAGCTGTCCGACCGCATCGCCTCGGTGCTGCGCGTCGAGGGCCAGCGCTACGTCGACCCCGGCGAGTTCACCCGGGCCCTCGCGCGGTCGTTCGTCGAGCGCGGTGGGACGCTGCGCACCGGCGTCGCGGTGCGGGAACTGGTGCGCACCAGGGGCCAGGTGATCGTCAAGTCGGAGCCGGAGGAACGGTTCTCCGGCGAGGCGGTCGTGCTGGCCACCGGCGCGTGGCTGAGCACGTTGGCCAAGCCGCTGGGCGTGCGCACCCCGGTGCGCGCCGGGCGCGGCTACTCCTTCACCGTGCCCACCGACGAGCCGGTCCCGGGCCCGATCTACCTGCCCGCCGCCCGGGTGGCGTGCACGCCGTACCAGGGCGGGCTGCGGGTCGCGGGCACCATGGAGTTCCGGCCGGTGGACGCGCCGCTGGACCGCGGCCGCATCGAGGCCATCGTGCGCTCGGCGCGCCCGCTGCTGACCGGCGTGCGCTGGGAGGAGCGCCGCGACGAGTGGGTGGGCGGGCGCCCGGTCACACCGGACGGCCGTCCGCTGATCGGCGCGACCAAGGTGCCCGGCACCTACGTCGCCGGCGGGCACGGCATGTGGGGACTGACCCTCGGCCCGCTCACCGGGCGGCTGCTGGCGGAGCAGATCACCACTGGCAAGCGCCCGGCGCTGCTGCGACCGTTCGACCCGCTGCGATGA
- a CDS encoding helix-turn-helix domain-containing protein: MVKLDRLVNVLGGIGARLVSPPRDRNADLRSVALLDPADPGATGDVLLAVGVDADDAGLVERTSSEVVVFRATSVGERVVATARERGLAVVLVDPAVSWGQLAGVVYGLVLEGRETEAGRGPTDLFALADALADSVGGPVTIEDHRSGVLAYSRRQLTADRARLATILGRQVPEEIRRTLAERGVFRHLETSDEPMYVAPLEPQDSHGRVVVAIRAGRELLGSIWVETEQSLTPAHEAALVSGARTAALHLLRTRASADLERQVESDLVIGLLEGHEDASAVLSRLGLRGEQFRVVAVQVHSGAAPDETALLAFERATIGFGWSRPGRSALFANTVYTVLPHDDAERARAWVRALVRDLPSDTTILAGVGGAAGPDQLVDSRREADESLAVHATRSDRDAVVYDEAWHEVLLRRLRHAASTGRRPDRGPVVELRRHDQEQGTRYVETLRAWLECQGDLGAAAARLEVHPNTVRYRMRKMAELTPLDLDDPDARLAMIIALAVG, encoded by the coding sequence GTGGTCAAGCTGGACCGGTTGGTCAACGTGCTCGGCGGCATCGGTGCGCGCCTGGTCAGCCCGCCGCGGGACCGGAACGCCGACCTGCGGTCGGTGGCGCTGCTCGACCCGGCCGACCCGGGCGCGACCGGGGACGTGCTGCTCGCCGTCGGCGTCGACGCCGACGACGCGGGGCTGGTCGAGCGGACCTCCTCCGAGGTGGTGGTGTTCCGCGCGACGTCGGTCGGGGAGCGGGTGGTCGCCACGGCCCGGGAGCGCGGGCTGGCCGTGGTGCTCGTCGACCCCGCCGTGTCGTGGGGGCAGCTGGCCGGGGTCGTGTACGGGCTGGTGCTCGAAGGCCGGGAGACCGAGGCCGGGCGGGGGCCGACCGACCTGTTCGCGCTGGCCGACGCGCTCGCCGACTCGGTGGGCGGCCCGGTCACCATCGAGGACCACCGGTCCGGGGTGCTGGCCTACTCCCGGCGGCAGCTCACCGCGGACCGGGCGCGGCTGGCCACGATCCTGGGGCGGCAGGTGCCGGAGGAGATCCGGCGGACGCTGGCCGAGCGCGGCGTGTTCCGGCACCTGGAGACCTCGGACGAGCCGATGTACGTGGCCCCGCTGGAACCGCAGGACTCGCACGGGCGCGTCGTCGTCGCGATCCGGGCCGGCCGCGAGCTGCTCGGGTCGATCTGGGTGGAGACCGAGCAGTCCCTCACCCCGGCCCACGAGGCGGCGCTGGTCAGCGGCGCGCGCACCGCCGCACTGCACCTGCTGCGCACCCGGGCCAGCGCGGACCTGGAGCGGCAGGTCGAGTCGGACCTGGTCATCGGCCTGCTGGAGGGGCACGAGGACGCCTCCGCGGTGCTGAGCCGCCTCGGGCTGCGCGGCGAGCAGTTCCGGGTGGTGGCCGTGCAGGTGCACAGCGGCGCCGCGCCGGACGAGACCGCGCTGCTGGCCTTCGAGCGGGCGACGATCGGGTTCGGCTGGTCACGGCCGGGACGCAGCGCGCTGTTCGCCAACACCGTCTACACCGTGCTGCCGCACGACGACGCCGAGCGCGCCCGCGCGTGGGTGCGCGCGCTGGTGCGGGACCTGCCGTCGGACACCACGATCCTCGCCGGCGTCGGGGGAGCGGCCGGGCCGGACCAGCTCGTGGACAGCAGGCGGGAGGCGGACGAGAGCCTCGCGGTCCACGCCACCCGGTCGGACCGGGACGCCGTGGTCTACGACGAGGCGTGGCACGAGGTCCTGCTGCGCCGCCTGCGGCACGCCGCGTCGACGGGGCGGCGGCCGGACCGCGGGCCGGTGGTGGAGCTGCGGCGCCACGACCAGGAGCAGGGCACCCGCTACGTGGAGACGCTGCGGGCGTGGCTGGAGTGCCAGGGCGACCTGGGGGCGGCCGCGGCGCGGCTGGAGGTCCACCCGAACACGGTCCGGTACCGGATGCGGAAGATGGCCGAGCTGACCCCGCTGGACCTGGACGACCCGGACGCGCGGCTGGCGATGATCATCGCGCTCGCGGTGGGGTAG
- the pheT gene encoding phenylalanine--tRNA ligase subunit beta, which yields MRIPVSWLAEHLELPEETTAEALAEAFIRIGLEVEEVTHLTQVRGPLVVGRVAEIEELTGFKKPIRYCQVEVGEDEAGEPRVQGIICGARNFQEGDLVVVALPGTVLPGDFEITARKTYGKLSEGMICSTTELGIGEDADGILVLPPGSADPGDDAVELVGLDDAVIELAITPDRGYCFSVRGLARELSNALDVPFGDPGLRPVPEDDRPSRSVAISDPTACSRFVLRRVTGVDPTAPTPWWMRRRLALAGIRSISLAVDVTNYVMLELGQPLHAWDTSKLSGDLVVRRAEPGEKLTTLDGVSRELDPDDIVIADDSGPVSLAGVMGGESTEIGHDTHDVLLEGANWDPASIARTIRRHKLPSEAGKRFERQVDPAVAPVAVELAAQLLVRYGDGTIAPGRTDVGEPKQPEPVTMPLALPDKVAGVSYERGVTARRLGQIGCRVEVSTSDEGVGLVTATPPTWRPDLTQPYDLVEEVLRLEGYHTIPSVLPAAPPGRGLTGAQRRERAVSRALAGEGYVEVLPFPFVGDETFDAFGLTEDDERRRTMSVLNALESDRAQLTTTLLTGLAEVMQRNVARGQRDLALFHIGQVFQPAADQPPVPEVGVAQRPSDEEIAALEAALPAQPTHVAVMLGGQWERAGWWGKGREASWADAVQAARVVAAAAGVELEVSAGELAPWHPGRCAQLTVGDTVVGHAGELHPKVVEALGLPKRTCAMEMDLDALPLVDRRPAPKISAYPPVLMDVALVVDSGVAATDLIEAVREGGGDLLEDVRLFDVYQGEQLGEGKKSLALALRFRAPDRTLKQEEATEARDAAVKAAADRLGATLRA from the coding sequence GTGCGGATTCCGGTTTCCTGGTTGGCCGAGCACCTTGAGCTGCCCGAGGAGACGACCGCGGAGGCACTGGCCGAAGCGTTCATCCGGATCGGGTTGGAGGTCGAGGAGGTCACCCACCTGACGCAGGTGCGGGGCCCGCTCGTGGTCGGCCGCGTCGCCGAGATCGAAGAGCTCACCGGCTTCAAGAAGCCCATCCGGTACTGCCAGGTCGAGGTCGGCGAGGACGAGGCGGGTGAGCCGCGGGTGCAGGGCATCATCTGCGGTGCCCGCAACTTCCAGGAGGGCGACCTCGTGGTGGTCGCGCTGCCCGGCACGGTGCTGCCCGGCGACTTCGAGATCACCGCGCGCAAGACCTACGGCAAGCTCAGCGAGGGCATGATCTGCTCGACCACCGAGCTGGGCATCGGCGAGGACGCCGACGGCATCCTGGTGCTGCCGCCCGGGTCCGCCGACCCCGGCGACGACGCGGTCGAGCTGGTCGGGCTGGACGACGCGGTCATCGAGCTGGCGATCACCCCGGACCGCGGGTACTGCTTCTCGGTCCGCGGCCTGGCCCGCGAGCTGTCCAACGCGCTGGACGTGCCGTTCGGCGACCCGGGCCTGCGCCCGGTCCCGGAGGACGACCGCCCGTCCCGCTCCGTGGCGATCAGCGACCCGACCGCGTGCTCGCGCTTCGTGCTGCGCCGCGTCACGGGCGTCGACCCGACGGCGCCGACCCCGTGGTGGATGCGCCGCCGCCTGGCGCTGGCCGGGATCCGCTCGATCTCGCTGGCCGTGGACGTCACCAACTACGTGATGCTGGAGCTCGGGCAGCCGCTGCACGCCTGGGACACCAGCAAGCTGTCCGGTGACCTCGTGGTGCGCCGCGCCGAGCCGGGCGAGAAGCTGACCACCCTGGACGGGGTGAGCCGCGAGCTGGACCCGGACGACATCGTCATCGCCGACGACTCCGGCCCGGTGTCGCTGGCCGGCGTGATGGGCGGCGAGTCCACCGAGATCGGCCACGACACGCACGACGTGCTGCTGGAAGGGGCGAACTGGGACCCGGCGAGCATCGCCCGGACCATCCGCCGCCACAAGCTGCCCAGCGAGGCGGGCAAGCGGTTCGAGCGGCAGGTGGACCCGGCGGTCGCGCCGGTGGCCGTCGAGCTCGCCGCCCAGCTGCTGGTCCGCTACGGCGACGGCACCATCGCCCCGGGGCGCACCGACGTGGGCGAGCCGAAGCAGCCGGAGCCGGTGACCATGCCGCTGGCGCTGCCGGACAAGGTCGCCGGGGTGTCCTACGAGCGCGGCGTGACCGCGCGTCGGCTGGGCCAGATCGGGTGCCGCGTCGAGGTCAGCACCTCCGACGAGGGCGTCGGCCTGGTCACCGCGACGCCGCCGACCTGGCGCCCGGACCTCACGCAGCCCTACGACCTGGTCGAGGAGGTGCTGCGGCTGGAGGGCTACCACACGATCCCGTCGGTGCTGCCGGCCGCGCCGCCCGGCCGCGGCCTGACCGGTGCGCAGCGCCGGGAGCGCGCGGTGTCGCGGGCGCTGGCCGGTGAGGGCTACGTCGAGGTGCTGCCGTTCCCGTTCGTCGGCGACGAGACGTTCGACGCGTTCGGACTCACCGAGGACGACGAGCGGCGCCGCACGATGTCGGTGCTCAACGCGCTGGAGAGCGACCGGGCGCAGCTGACCACCACGCTGCTGACCGGCCTCGCCGAGGTCATGCAGCGCAACGTCGCCCGCGGTCAGCGGGACCTGGCGCTGTTCCACATCGGGCAGGTCTTCCAGCCCGCTGCGGACCAGCCGCCGGTGCCGGAGGTCGGCGTCGCGCAGCGCCCCAGCGACGAGGAGATCGCCGCGCTGGAGGCGGCGCTGCCCGCGCAGCCCACGCACGTCGCGGTCATGCTCGGCGGCCAGTGGGAGCGCGCCGGCTGGTGGGGCAAGGGCCGCGAGGCGAGCTGGGCGGACGCCGTCCAGGCCGCCCGCGTGGTCGCCGCGGCCGCCGGGGTGGAGCTGGAGGTCAGCGCCGGTGAGCTGGCGCCGTGGCACCCGGGCCGCTGCGCGCAGCTGACGGTCGGCGACACCGTGGTGGGGCACGCCGGTGAGCTGCACCCCAAGGTGGTCGAAGCGCTCGGCCTGCCGAAGCGGACCTGCGCCATGGAGATGGACCTGGACGCGCTGCCGCTGGTGGACCGCCGCCCGGCGCCGAAGATCTCGGCCTACCCGCCGGTGCTGATGGACGTCGCGCTGGTGGTGGACTCCGGGGTCGCGGCCACGGACCTGATCGAGGCGGTCCGCGAGGGTGGCGGCGACCTGCTGGAGGACGTGCGCCTGTTCGACGTCTACCAGGGCGAGCAGCTGGGCGAGGGCAAGAAGTCGCTGGCCCTGGCGCTCCGCTTCCGGGCGCCGGACCGCACCCTGAAGCAGGAGGAGGCCACCGAGGCCCGCGACGCGGCGGTCAAGGCCGCGGCCGACCGCCTCGGCGCGACCTTGCGCGCCTGA
- the pheS gene encoding phenylalanine--tRNA ligase subunit alpha — MSGANDQYDPKEVAALSPETLDRAVVEASKAFAAAADLEELAAVKPAHLGDRSPLLTARREIGALPPKARADAGKRVNKAREAIQSAYDERRATLEAERDQRVLREETVDVTLPWDREPVGARHPITQLAEQIEDTFLAMGWEVAEGHELETEWFNFDALNFGKDHPARTMQDTFYVAPEGSGLVLRTHTSPSQVRALLDRELPVYVVCPGRTFRTDELDATHTPVFSQVEGLAVDKGLTMAHLKGTLDAFARSMFGPESKTRLRPSYFPFTEPSAEMDIWFPEKKGGAGWVEWGGCGMVNPNVLRACGVDPDVYTGFAFGMGLERTLMFRNGIPDMRDMVEGDVRFTLPFGI, encoded by the coding sequence ATGTCTGGAGCCAACGACCAGTACGACCCGAAAGAGGTCGCCGCGCTGTCGCCGGAGACGTTGGACCGCGCGGTGGTCGAGGCCAGCAAGGCCTTCGCTGCGGCCGCCGACCTCGAGGAACTGGCCGCCGTCAAGCCCGCGCACCTCGGTGACCGCTCGCCCCTGCTGACCGCGCGCCGCGAGATCGGCGCCCTGCCGCCCAAGGCGCGCGCCGACGCGGGCAAGCGCGTCAACAAGGCGCGCGAGGCGATCCAGAGCGCGTACGACGAGCGCCGCGCCACCCTCGAAGCCGAGCGCGACCAGCGGGTGCTGCGCGAGGAGACCGTCGACGTCACGCTGCCCTGGGACCGCGAGCCGGTCGGCGCGCGCCACCCGATCACCCAGCTCGCCGAGCAGATCGAGGACACCTTCCTGGCGATGGGCTGGGAGGTGGCCGAGGGCCACGAGCTCGAGACCGAGTGGTTCAACTTCGACGCGCTCAACTTCGGCAAGGACCACCCGGCGCGCACCATGCAGGACACCTTCTACGTGGCCCCGGAGGGCTCCGGCCTGGTGCTGCGCACGCACACCTCGCCGTCGCAGGTCCGTGCGCTGCTGGACCGCGAGCTGCCGGTGTACGTGGTGTGCCCCGGCCGCACGTTCCGCACCGACGAGCTCGACGCCACGCACACCCCGGTGTTCTCGCAGGTCGAGGGCCTGGCGGTGGACAAGGGCCTGACCATGGCGCACCTGAAGGGCACCCTGGACGCCTTCGCCCGGTCGATGTTCGGGCCGGAGTCCAAGACCCGGCTGCGCCCGTCGTACTTCCCGTTCACCGAGCCGTCCGCCGAGATGGACATCTGGTTCCCGGAGAAGAAGGGCGGGGCCGGCTGGGTCGAGTGGGGCGGCTGCGGCATGGTCAACCCGAACGTGCTGCGCGCCTGCGGCGTCGACCCCGACGTCTACACCGGTTTCGCCTTCGGCATGGGCCTGGAGCGCACCCTGATGTTCCGCAACGGCATCCCGGACATGCGCGACATGGTGGAGGGCGACGTCCGCTTCACCCTGCCGTTCGGCATCTGA
- a CDS encoding TrmH family RNA methyltransferase, protein MIAESTSAAPRPGTALLTERSSRVAVARKLTRRAGREKAGAFLAEGAQAVGEALAAHTAGSLRVRELFATEQPRHQEALDRARAAGVPVHLVTERAAASLSETVTPQGLVAVCDLPAVDLDAALAERPALVAVLVGVADPGNAGTVVRVADAAGAGAVLFAGDTVDAYNGKAVRASTGSLFHLPVARDRDVRAVLAACRAAGLRLVGADGHATDDLDTADRAGELDGPTAWVFGSEAHGLPDEVTAELDTTLRVPLYGRAESLNLATAAAVCLYASARAQHRSG, encoded by the coding sequence CTGATCGCCGAGAGCACCTCTGCTGCACCGCGACCCGGGACGGCTCTCCTCACGGAGCGATCGTCCCGGGTCGCGGTCGCTCGCAAGCTCACCCGCCGCGCGGGCCGCGAGAAGGCCGGGGCCTTCCTGGCCGAAGGGGCCCAGGCGGTGGGTGAGGCGCTGGCCGCGCACACCGCCGGTTCGCTGCGGGTGCGCGAGCTGTTCGCCACCGAGCAACCCCGGCACCAGGAGGCCCTGGACCGCGCCCGGGCCGCCGGGGTGCCGGTGCACCTGGTCACCGAGCGGGCCGCGGCCTCGCTGTCGGAGACGGTCACCCCGCAGGGCCTGGTGGCGGTGTGCGACCTGCCCGCCGTCGACCTGGACGCCGCGCTCGCCGAGCGCCCGGCACTGGTCGCGGTGCTGGTCGGCGTGGCCGACCCGGGCAACGCCGGCACCGTGGTGCGCGTCGCCGACGCGGCCGGTGCCGGGGCGGTGCTGTTCGCCGGGGACACCGTCGACGCCTACAACGGCAAGGCCGTGCGGGCCTCCACCGGCAGCCTGTTCCACCTCCCGGTGGCCCGCGACCGCGACGTGCGCGCGGTGCTCGCCGCCTGCCGCGCGGCCGGGCTGCGCCTGGTCGGCGCGGACGGCCACGCCACCGACGACCTGGACACCGCCGACCGCGCCGGCGAGCTCGACGGCCCCACCGCCTGGGTGTTCGGCAGCGAAGCGCACGGCCTGCCCGACGAGGTGACCGCGGAGCTGGACACCACGCTCCGCGTCCCGCTGTACGGCCGGGCGGAGAGCCTCAACCTCGCCACCGCGGCGGCGGTCTGCCTCTACGCCTCGGCGCGCGCCCAGCACCGCAGCGGGTAG
- the rplT gene encoding 50S ribosomal protein L20, which translates to MARVKRAVNAQKKRRTILESARGYRGQRSRLYRKAKEQMLHSMTYSYRDRRARKGDFRKLWITRINAATRQHGLTYSKFVQGLKAAEVEVDRKILAELAVNDPTAFEALVDVARKNLPERAA; encoded by the coding sequence GTGGCACGCGTCAAGCGGGCAGTCAACGCCCAGAAGAAGCGCCGCACCATTCTCGAGTCGGCCCGCGGTTACCGCGGTCAGCGCTCCCGGCTGTACCGCAAGGCCAAGGAGCAGATGCTCCACTCGATGACCTACTCCTACCGCGACCGGCGTGCGCGCAAGGGTGACTTCCGCAAGCTGTGGATCACCCGCATCAACGCCGCGACCCGGCAGCACGGCCTGACCTACAGCAAGTTCGTGCAGGGCCTGAAGGCCGCCGAGGTCGAGGTCGACCGCAAGATCCTGGCCGAGCTCGCGGTCAACGACCCGACCGCGTTCGAGGCGCTGGTCGACGTCGCCCGCAAGAACCTGCCGGAGCGTGCGGCCTGA
- the rpmI gene encoding 50S ribosomal protein L35 produces the protein MPKNKTHKGTSKRFRVTGSGKLRREQAGRRHILEKKSSRVTRRLEGTEAVAKADVKRINKLLGR, from the coding sequence ATGCCGAAGAACAAGACCCACAAGGGCACCTCGAAGCGCTTCAGGGTGACCGGTTCGGGCAAGCTGCGGCGTGAACAGGCCGGTCGTCGGCACATCCTGGAGAAGAAGTCCAGCCGGGTCACCCGCCGCCTGGAGGGCACCGAAGCGGTGGCCAAGGCCGACGTCAAGCGCATCAACAAGCTGCTGGGTCGCTGA
- the infC gene encoding translation initiation factor IF-3, with product MQSTQPSNRGGPISSETRINDRIRVPEVRLVGPNGEQVGIVRIEDALRLAQEADLDLVEVAPQARPPVCKLMDYGKFKYESAQKARESRRNQQQTVIKEQKLRPKIDPHDYETKKGHVSRFLNQGHKVKVTIMFRGREQSRPELGFRLLQRLADDVSELGFIEANPKQDGRNMIMVLAPHKTNKTKPKANA from the coding sequence GTGCAGTCAACACAGCCATCGAACCGAGGAGGGCCCATCAGCTCCGAGACGCGCATCAACGACCGCATCCGGGTTCCGGAGGTCCGTCTGGTCGGACCGAACGGAGAACAGGTCGGGATCGTCCGCATCGAGGACGCGCTCCGACTCGCCCAGGAAGCGGATCTGGACCTTGTCGAGGTCGCCCCGCAGGCGCGCCCGCCGGTCTGCAAGCTCATGGACTACGGCAAGTTCAAGTACGAGAGCGCGCAGAAGGCTCGCGAGTCGCGTCGCAACCAGCAGCAGACCGTCATCAAGGAGCAGAAGCTCCGGCCGAAGATCGACCCGCACGACTACGAGACGAAGAAGGGGCACGTGTCCCGCTTCCTCAACCAGGGTCACAAGGTCAAGGTGACGATCATGTTCCGCGGTCGTGAGCAATCGCGTCCCGAGCTGGGTTTCCGCCTGCTGCAGCGACTGGCCGATGATGTGTCCGAACTCGGGTTCATCGAAGCGAACCCGAAGCAGGACGGTCGGAACATGATCATGGTTCTTGCGCCGCACAAGACGAACAAGACCAAGCCCAAGGCGAACGCCTGA
- a CDS encoding DUF1844 domain-containing protein: MISRAAVMLMSASAEKLGLASEDPDTAPERDLDEARRLITALAGLVSASVEYLGAHAGPIRDGLQTLQRAFREASAIPDPPGQGPGEKYTGPVY; encoded by the coding sequence GTGATCAGCCGCGCGGCGGTCATGCTGATGTCCGCCTCGGCGGAGAAGCTCGGCCTGGCGTCCGAGGACCCGGACACCGCCCCGGAGCGGGACCTGGACGAGGCACGCCGGCTGATCACCGCCCTGGCCGGCCTGGTGTCCGCCTCGGTGGAGTACCTGGGGGCGCACGCCGGCCCGATCCGCGACGGGCTGCAGACCCTGCAGCGGGCCTTCCGCGAGGCCTCGGCCATCCCGGACCCGCCCGGCCAGGGCCCCGGCGAGAAGTACACCGGCCCGGTCTACTGA
- a CDS encoding RidA family protein, whose translation MARTVVSTDRAPEPPAGIPLSQGVRKGGILQVSGQTAVDPATGKVVEGGVAEQTEQCLRNVIAILEAEGGSLEDVLMLRVYLTDTAHFAEMNETYARVVGEPFPARTTVYVGLPAGLLVEIDALAVLD comes from the coding sequence ATGGCCAGGACCGTGGTCAGCACCGACCGAGCCCCCGAGCCGCCGGCGGGCATCCCGCTGTCGCAGGGCGTGCGCAAGGGCGGCATCCTGCAGGTCTCCGGTCAGACCGCCGTCGACCCGGCCACCGGGAAGGTGGTCGAGGGCGGCGTCGCCGAGCAGACCGAGCAGTGCCTGCGCAACGTCATCGCGATCCTGGAGGCCGAGGGCGGCTCCCTCGAGGACGTGCTCATGCTGCGCGTGTACCTGACGGACACCGCGCACTTCGCGGAGATGAACGAGACCTACGCCCGCGTGGTCGGCGAGCCCTTCCCGGCCCGCACCACGGTCTACGTCGGCCTCCCGGCCGGCCTGCTGGTCGAGATCGACGCCCTCGCCGTCCTCGACTGA